Part of the Acidobacteriota bacterium genome, CGGCTCATCATTCCGGAGGAGAGAATGGTCGCCAGCATCGCGCCCGCGTACCAGTCGTCGCTGCCGTATCCGTCGAGGCACCAGGCGGAGTAGGAGCGGGGCAGCTCGATCGCGTCCTCGAGCACTTCCCGCGCCGCTCCGCGCGGACCGATCTCGGCGACCGCGTCGACTTGCGGCACCTCCGGCAGTGATCCGGGCGGGATGTCCTCGAAGTAGCGCCTGATCTGGTCGAGAGCCCGGGGACTGTCGAACTCGCCGGCCAGGGTCAACACCGCGTTGTTCGGCCGGTACCAGGTGCGGAAGAAGTCCCGGACTCCGTCGAGCGTGGCTGCTTCGAGATCCTCCATGTAGCCGATCACCGGCCACGCGTAGGGATGGCTCCTCCCGTCGCGCTGGCGGTACAGCAATTCGCTGAGGCGCTCGATCGCCTGACCGTAGGGTTGGTTGTCGACCCGTTGCAGGCGTTCGTTCATGACGACGGAGAGTTGGTTCTCGAACTTCTCCTGGGTCAGGGCCTCGAGCAGAAAGCCGAGACGGTCGGACTCGAGCCACAGGCCGAGTTCGAGATGGTTGGACGGAAGGGTCTCGTAGTAGTTCGTGCGGTCGTACCAGGTCGAGCCGTTGGCGACGCCGCCGACGCTCTGGATGTGCTCGAAGTGCCCGTTCTCGGAAACGTGGGCGGAGCCCTGGAACAGCATGTGCTCGAACAGATGCGCCAGCCCGGTACGGCCCGTCTCCTCGTTCCGCGAACCGACGTGGTACCAGATGTTCAGCGACGCCAGGGGCAGGCGCCGGTTCTCGTGGAGCACGACGCGCAGACCGTTCGCGAGTTCGTGCTGCTCCAGGTGCTGTCGGGGCATCGGTCGCGTAGTGTATGCGGCCGGCTGGGCTGGGCCAGCGCGGCTTGTCTTACGCTCGGTTTGCGTCTAGTATCCGGGGCCGTGGACGACTTCCTGACCGAGCGCCAGAAACAGATTCTCGACTTCGTGTGCGACTTCGTGTCCGTGCGGGGCGTGGCGCCCACCCATCTGGAGATTCGACGCCGGTTCGGCTACCGCTCCTACGGCACCGTCCACAAGCACCTGAAGCTCCTTAGGCAGAAGGGTTACCTGCGGGGCGGCTGGAATCAGAAGCGGGGGCTCGAG contains:
- a CDS encoding pitrilysin family protein is translated as MPRQHLEQHELANGLRVVLHENRRLPLASLNIWYHVGSRNEETGRTGLAHLFEHMLFQGSAHVSENGHFEHIQSVGGVANGSTWYDRTNYYETLPSNHLELGLWLESDRLGFLLEALTQEKFENQLSVVMNERLQRVDNQPYGQAIERLSELLYRQRDGRSHPYAWPVIGYMEDLEAATLDGVRDFFRTWYRPNNAVLTLAGEFDSPRALDQIRRYFEDIPPGSLPEVPQVDAVAEIGPRGAAREVLEDAIELPRSYSAWCLDGYGSDDWYAGAMLATILSSGMMSRLHRDLVYERQIAQSVSALILPTELCATFAVVATCQSREPDSLGNAEILEQAVLEHVEAIRAKGPTESELERARRILLLDYRDSEQDLALCADRLSAAATFLGDPGRAWTEPDRLVQVDGEQIRGLAERALGQERRAAVVVVPGP